One Salmo trutta chromosome 26, fSalTru1.1, whole genome shotgun sequence DNA window includes the following coding sequences:
- the LOC115162811 gene encoding P2Y purinoceptor 3-like, producing the protein MNGNNNFTLCPIADSYKRILLPLTYSLVFVLGLTLNGALLWVVCFRTRTWSCSVIYLTNLAVADLLYVLSLPLLIVSYAMDDVWPFGDIICKAVRFFFCTNLHCSMMFLMCISVHRFLGVCYPITALRFRTKNLAVLTSGSVWVLVMLEISPTLVFAHTGFINNMTVCYEMTNPGQLYTYFPYDMFLDVVGFLVPFMIILICYCSMMRVLYRAGRDNSQVGTENLNKSIRTILAVCLMFVLCFVPYHIARIVCLFIRVYVSSDCRVINLVMIGYKIWKPLVSFNSCANPLLYFLGSDRQRKQLWAQLFRSKMVHPTVSTVQPDIVPTVSGTARNQ; encoded by the coding sequence ATGAATGGGAATAATAACTTCACCTTGTGTCCGATCGCAGACTCTTATAAAAGGATCCTGCTCCCACTGACCTACAGCCTGGTGTTTGTTCTGGGTCTGACCCTGAATGGAGCACTGCTGTGGGTGGTGTGCTTCCGGACCCGGACCTGGAGCTGCTCAGTCATCTACCTGACCAACCTGGccgtggctgacctgctgtacgtgCTGTCCTTGCCGCTGCTCATTGTCAGCTACGCCATGGATGACGTATGGCCCTTCGGTGACATAATCTGCAAAGCCGTCAGATTCTTCTTCTGTACGAACCTCCACTGCAGCATGATGTTCCTCATGTGCATCAGCGTGCACCGGTTCCTCGGTGTGTGCTACCCGATTACTGCACTCCGGTTCAGGACCAAAAACCTGGCTGTTTTGACGTCTGGCTCGGTTTGGGTCCTGGTGATGCTGGAGATATCACCAACCCTTGTGTTTGCCCACACCGGGTTCATCAACAACATGACGGTGTGCTATGAAATGACCAACCCTGGCCAGTTGTATACTTACTTTCCTTACGACATGTTTCTGGACGTGGTTGGATTCCTGGTACCTTTTATGATTATTCTAATCTGTTACTGCTCAATGATGAGAGTGCTCTACCGGGCTGGAAGGGACAACTCACAGGTAGGGACAGAGAATCTAAACAAGTCCATACGCACCATTCTGGCGGTGTGCTTGATGTTCGTGCTGTGTTTTGTGCCTTATCACATTGCGCGGATAGTGTGCCTGTTCATACGTGTCTATGTGTCCAGTGACTGTAGAGTCATCAACTTGGTGATGATCGGCTATAAGATATGGAAACCCCTGGTCAGCTTCAACAGCTGCGCAAACCCACTGCTGTACTTCCTAGGTTCAGACAGGCAACGGAAGCAGCTCTGGGCCCAGTTATTTAGGAGTAAGATGGTCCATCCCACGGTGAGCACCGTACAGCCAGATATAGTACCCACCGTCTCTGGTACTGCCAGAAATCAGTGA